In a single window of the Halobaculum lipolyticum genome:
- a CDS encoding DUF7344 domain-containing protein, giving the protein MTHTLTDADLCQVLSCPRRRLALEYLWDAAAATPLSTLADAVATAETGEDPAPRPARESVYTSLRQTHLPTLERHGLVTFDEGGDPAVTPAAKAVVRRIRDDGPFGVAWSDVYRSVGIAGLFGTVATLAQVPGLDAVDPLVPAVVGLGTYAAVSAYDVWTLRPRRSRADVDADAAGSWRPTRA; this is encoded by the coding sequence ATGACCCACACACTCACCGACGCCGACCTCTGTCAGGTGCTCAGCTGCCCCCGCCGCCGACTGGCGCTCGAGTACCTCTGGGACGCCGCCGCCGCGACGCCGCTGTCGACGCTGGCGGACGCGGTCGCCACCGCCGAGACCGGGGAGGACCCCGCGCCGCGGCCGGCCCGCGAGAGCGTCTACACCTCGCTGCGCCAGACCCACCTCCCGACGCTGGAACGCCACGGACTGGTGACGTTCGACGAGGGGGGCGACCCGGCGGTCACGCCGGCCGCGAAGGCGGTCGTCCGCCGCATCCGCGACGACGGCCCGTTCGGGGTCGCCTGGAGCGACGTGTACCGGTCCGTCGGGATCGCCGGGCTGTTCGGCACGGTCGCGACGCTCGCGCAGGTGCCGGGACTGGACGCGGTCGACCCGCTCGTGCCGGCCGTCGTCGGACTCGGAACGTACGCCGCCGTCTCCGCGTACGACGTCTGGACGCTGCGCCCCCGCCGCTCGCGGGCCGACGTCGACGCCGACGCCGCCGGCAGTTGGCGCCCGACGCGCGCCTGA
- a CDS encoding choice-of-anchor W domain-containing protein, with product MSNRPIITSRRNVLLGIGAVGVASAGAGLGTTAYFSDTESFSGNMLQAGEFDLRVRFDGQYNMPGQPLFGTASGIIDGVNSTANGQVVGEADFGFLVDDLKPGDTGIGEFCFQIDDNPGYLTVDGVVTDNSENGYTEPEPETAATGDINDEGDANGEGELLDALLVHVSYSNGNYSDGGLVEYLPGTAKGDVFSGTLREFFAGAPYLFDHDPSTPVADPVPGSDDGFLEPCLLFEFEVPTSVGNEIQTDSIGFDIVFNAVQARHNLLRASGANTGFVDASQSVNQNGGYGDGGEDFGSVAMTGRARYGGTNTWELATGAGAGTPGQDQQNIDWGPLNGQTVPFAYTYDADAATATFDLGSGASVSTATGVPAPAGRIGLQAKADEATVDIDNVALSADGTAVSFVGPDGVTASNDGPGREIAYVALTTGAADLADGFVVSGDVTITLQGDYAGGDEGVAFDVVVE from the coding sequence ATGAGCAACAGACCGATCATCACCTCGCGACGCAACGTGCTCCTCGGCATCGGCGCCGTCGGCGTCGCGTCCGCGGGCGCCGGACTCGGCACGACCGCCTACTTCAGCGACACCGAGTCGTTCTCCGGCAACATGCTGCAGGCCGGCGAGTTCGACCTGCGCGTCCGCTTCGACGGCCAGTACAACATGCCCGGCCAGCCCCTGTTCGGGACCGCCAGCGGGATCATCGACGGCGTGAACTCGACCGCGAACGGTCAGGTCGTCGGCGAGGCCGACTTCGGCTTCCTCGTGGACGACCTGAAGCCCGGCGACACGGGCATCGGGGAGTTCTGCTTCCAGATCGACGACAACCCCGGCTACCTCACCGTCGACGGCGTCGTCACGGACAACTCCGAGAACGGCTACACCGAGCCGGAGCCGGAGACGGCCGCGACGGGCGATATCAACGACGAGGGCGACGCGAACGGCGAGGGCGAACTGCTCGACGCGCTCCTCGTACACGTGTCCTACTCCAACGGCAACTACTCCGACGGCGGCCTCGTGGAGTACCTGCCCGGCACCGCGAAAGGCGACGTGTTCAGCGGCACCCTCCGCGAGTTCTTCGCGGGCGCGCCGTACCTGTTCGACCACGACCCGAGCACCCCCGTCGCCGACCCGGTCCCCGGCTCCGACGACGGCTTCCTCGAGCCGTGCCTGCTGTTCGAGTTCGAGGTGCCCACGTCCGTGGGCAACGAGATCCAGACCGACTCCATCGGGTTCGACATCGTGTTCAACGCGGTGCAGGCACGCCACAACCTCCTCCGCGCCTCCGGCGCCAACACCGGCTTCGTCGACGCCAGCCAGTCCGTCAACCAGAACGGCGGCTACGGCGACGGCGGCGAGGACTTCGGCTCCGTCGCCATGACCGGGCGCGCCCGCTACGGCGGCACCAACACCTGGGAACTCGCGACCGGGGCCGGCGCCGGCACCCCGGGTCAGGACCAGCAGAACATCGACTGGGGACCGCTGAACGGCCAGACCGTCCCGTTCGCGTACACCTACGACGCCGACGCCGCGACCGCGACGTTCGACCTCGGCTCCGGCGCGTCCGTCTCGACGGCGACGGGCGTCCCCGCCCCCGCGGGCCGCATCGGCCTGCAGGCGAAAGCCGACGAGGCGACCGTCGACATCGACAACGTGGCGCTGTCGGCCGACGGCACGGCCGTCTCGTTCGTCGGTCCCGACGGCGTGACCGCCAGCAACGACGGTCCCGGCCGCGAGATCGCGTACGTCGCGCTCACCACCGGCGCGGCCGACCTCGCGGACGGCTTCGTCGTCTCCGGCGACGTGACGATCACGCTGCAGGGCGACTACGCCGGCGGCGACGAGGGCGTCGCGTTCGACGTCGTCGTCGAGTAA
- a CDS encoding twin-arginine translocase TatA/TatE family subunit, which produces MTLLFGMLPGGPEMLVILLIVVLLFGANKLPQLARSSGQAMGEFKKGREEIEHELREAAADADADAAVEESKASA; this is translated from the coding sequence ATGACCCTACTGTTCGGCATGTTACCCGGCGGACCCGAGATGCTCGTGATCCTCCTGATCGTCGTGCTGCTGTTCGGCGCGAACAAACTGCCCCAACTCGCCCGCTCCAGCGGGCAGGCGATGGGCGAGTTCAAGAAGGGGCGCGAGGAGATCGAACACGAACTGCGCGAGGCGGCGGCCGACGCCGACGCCGATGCCGCCGTCGAAGAGTCGAAGGCCAGCGCCTGA
- a CDS encoding VWA domain-containing protein: MDDTPKLFNTSRRQVLAGLGAVGLASAGAGLGTTAYFSDTESFSGNSLQAGEFDLKVDWKQLYFGAEGDSVYGDAGRPYVNAFPDADGDGVQDEILTRPEIAAGDQGLTSQEVEDAYRAQFADLPNDREDPVIDLVDVKPGDHGCLSMSMHLFDNPGYIWLGADNVVGSENGQSEPEAEVDDSAEGMGELAESINATLWYDDDNDCEIDGGSDNPADVAIVIDTSGSMAEEPNKFENAKDGAKTLVDALGPGTQITLVEFDSDASKVVALTTDKTAVKTAIDGLTANGATDMADGVQIAREELMGRDDLISGHTPSGNDDDSADKIMVFLTNGNPNPSGQDPTSEADDAKTEDGIEVFTIAYGSDANATILEDMASTPKNDHFFLAVDITAVEQVFALIGEQIAGEAVIFSGTLAEVLAELESGVELDGNRVEEGRQCFVNSTTQYVGLHWHLPVEVGNEIQTDTLSFDLVLEAEQCRHNEEPANPFNASA, translated from the coding sequence ATGGACGACACACCCAAACTCTTCAACACGTCCCGCCGGCAGGTGCTGGCGGGTCTCGGGGCCGTCGGGCTCGCCTCCGCGGGCGCCGGCCTCGGCACGACCGCGTACTTCAGCGACACCGAATCCTTCAGCGGGAACTCACTGCAGGCCGGCGAGTTCGACCTGAAGGTCGACTGGAAGCAGCTCTACTTCGGCGCGGAAGGCGACTCGGTCTACGGCGACGCCGGCCGCCCGTACGTCAACGCCTTCCCCGACGCGGACGGCGACGGGGTCCAAGACGAGATCCTGACTCGGCCGGAGATCGCCGCGGGGGACCAGGGACTCACCAGCCAAGAGGTCGAGGACGCGTACCGCGCGCAGTTCGCCGACCTCCCGAACGACCGTGAGGACCCGGTGATCGACCTCGTGGACGTCAAGCCCGGCGACCACGGGTGCCTCTCGATGAGCATGCACCTGTTCGACAACCCCGGCTACATCTGGCTGGGGGCCGACAACGTCGTCGGCTCCGAGAACGGCCAGAGCGAGCCGGAGGCCGAAGTGGACGACTCCGCCGAGGGGATGGGCGAACTCGCCGAGTCGATCAACGCCACCCTGTGGTACGACGACGACAACGACTGCGAGATCGACGGCGGCAGCGACAACCCCGCCGACGTCGCCATCGTCATCGACACGTCCGGTTCGATGGCCGAAGAGCCCAACAAGTTCGAGAACGCGAAAGACGGCGCGAAGACGCTCGTCGACGCGCTCGGCCCGGGCACGCAGATCACCCTCGTCGAGTTCGACTCCGACGCCTCGAAGGTCGTCGCGCTGACCACCGACAAGACGGCCGTCAAGACCGCGATCGACGGACTCACCGCCAACGGTGCCACCGACATGGCCGACGGCGTCCAGATCGCCCGCGAGGAGCTGATGGGTCGCGACGACCTCATCTCCGGGCACACTCCCAGCGGCAACGACGACGACAGCGCGGACAAGATCATGGTGTTCCTGACCAACGGGAACCCCAACCCCTCGGGACAGGACCCGACCTCCGAGGCCGACGACGCGAAGACCGAAGACGGTATCGAGGTCTTCACGATCGCGTACGGCAGCGACGCCAACGCGACGATCCTCGAGGACATGGCCAGCACGCCGAAGAACGACCACTTCTTCCTCGCGGTGGACATCACCGCGGTCGAACAGGTGTTCGCCCTCATCGGCGAGCAGATCGCCGGCGAGGCCGTGATCTTCAGCGGGACCCTCGCGGAGGTGCTCGCCGAACTGGAGTCGGGCGTCGAACTCGACGGCAACCGCGTCGAGGAGGGTCGCCAGTGCTTCGTCAACTCGACGACGCAGTACGTCGGCCTGCACTGGCACTTGCCCGTCGAAGTGGGCAACGAGATCCAGACGGACACGCTCAGCTTCGACCTCGTGCTCGAGGCCGAGCAGTGCCGCCACAACGAGGAGCCGGCGAACCCGTTCAACGCGTCCGCCTGA
- a CDS encoding DUF7344 domain-containing protein, which produces MLHALVASDGGSTVSELARRLAAWETGKTPEAVTSKERKRTYTALRQTHLPKLAEYDVVDYDVNRGTVALTEVGEDLQPYLWPRRQLGEEYARLAIVAVLSSAVVTVLSWLGVPPFGMLEGYLLTAVVTLAFGIVTLGAYLRSRPSVLHGSAHRSDTQYGGLDDAASDD; this is translated from the coding sequence GTGTTACACGCGCTCGTCGCCAGCGACGGCGGCTCCACCGTGTCCGAGCTGGCGCGCCGCCTCGCGGCGTGGGAGACGGGCAAGACGCCCGAGGCGGTCACCTCGAAGGAGCGAAAGCGGACGTACACCGCGCTCCGGCAGACGCACCTGCCGAAGCTCGCGGAGTACGACGTCGTCGACTACGACGTGAACCGCGGCACCGTCGCCCTGACCGAGGTCGGCGAGGACCTCCAGCCGTACCTGTGGCCGCGCCGCCAACTCGGCGAGGAGTACGCGCGGCTGGCGATCGTCGCGGTGCTGTCCTCGGCGGTCGTCACCGTGCTGTCGTGGCTGGGCGTCCCGCCGTTCGGCATGCTCGAAGGCTACCTCCTGACGGCGGTCGTGACGCTGGCGTTCGGGATCGTGACGCTCGGCGCCTACCTCCGGTCGCGCCCGTCCGTCCTGCACGGCTCTGCCCACCGCAGCGACACCCAGTACGGCGGCCTCGACGACGCCGCGAGCGACGACTGA
- a CDS encoding signal peptidase I, translating to MSLRERVSLRQVLVTLVVLGVVFPFAAYAAPALVGADASYVVLTGSMRPAIAPGDVVFVSATPAAAIGVGDVITFDRGGEVPTTHRVIEVVEEDGVVMFRTQGDANEDPDAGIVTEPNVIGVVTLTIPFLGSVITAIDTQYGFVALVVLPFALLVLDVAYGAVKARRGGDERETTGADAPAGSAGGAAAAATADRPLPEVYDPVRAAEAYYLAAAALDGDRADTAAATSAVTGRDMTASIAVAVLLVAYAAWNAYWQITTLDAPRPETMSVLSGALVGLAFLVYLRYSGDAADPADPADPEATTAAEASPEATAFVPAAVEPAATGAAGDAEVYRAD from the coding sequence ATGAGCCTGCGCGAGCGGGTCTCGCTCCGGCAGGTGCTGGTCACCCTCGTCGTGCTCGGCGTGGTGTTCCCGTTCGCGGCGTACGCCGCGCCGGCGCTGGTCGGCGCGGACGCGAGCTACGTGGTGCTCACCGGGAGCATGCGCCCCGCCATCGCCCCCGGCGACGTGGTGTTCGTCTCCGCGACGCCCGCCGCGGCGATCGGCGTCGGCGACGTGATCACCTTCGACCGCGGCGGAGAGGTGCCCACCACCCACCGCGTCATCGAGGTGGTCGAGGAGGACGGCGTCGTCATGTTCCGCACGCAAGGGGACGCCAACGAGGACCCGGACGCCGGCATCGTCACCGAGCCGAACGTGATCGGCGTCGTGACCCTGACGATCCCGTTCCTCGGGAGCGTGATCACCGCGATCGACACCCAGTACGGGTTCGTCGCGCTCGTGGTGCTCCCGTTCGCACTGCTCGTGCTCGACGTCGCGTACGGCGCCGTGAAGGCGCGCCGCGGCGGCGACGAGCGCGAGACGACCGGGGCGGACGCACCCGCCGGATCGGCCGGCGGAGCGGCTGCCGCCGCCACGGCGGACCGCCCGCTGCCCGAGGTGTACGACCCCGTCCGCGCGGCCGAGGCGTACTACCTCGCGGCGGCCGCGCTCGACGGCGACCGCGCCGACACCGCGGCCGCCACGAGCGCGGTCACCGGCCGCGACATGACGGCGTCCATCGCGGTCGCCGTCCTGCTGGTCGCGTACGCGGCGTGGAACGCCTACTGGCAGATCACGACGCTGGACGCGCCCCGGCCCGAGACGATGTCCGTGCTGTCGGGCGCGCTCGTCGGGCTCGCGTTCCTCGTGTACCTCCGGTACAGCGGCGACGCGGCCGACCCCGCCGACCCCGCCGACCCCGAGGCGACGACCGCCGCCGAGGCGTCCCCGGAAGCGACGGCGTTCGTCCCCGCCGCCGTGGAGCCGGCCGCGACCGGCGCCGCCGGCGACGCGGAGGTGTACCGTGCGGACTGA
- a CDS encoding vWA domain-containing protein: MTHDNNPGLFNTSRRQVLAGLGAVGLASAGAGLGTTAYFSDTESFSGNTLQAGRLDLMLDYKATYDGPNGPELIGQAPTAQQLIDQYGQATDGPLTWEQRADVDFACNTEGLINGEAIPVFDLDDVKPGDYGEVTMSFHICDNPAHVYFRGSVYDDLDNGQSEPEALVDDDSTEGELAESIDVRMWYDEDCSNTYDENTGAADVLIVQDISGSMVYDQNGGVISDGQGGTTTKLDVAKTAIEAFGDEVFGNPAQDVEVGLFTFGNEEYIGTGTPESPDIGIELAPTDDETTFESNVANLQAAALGVGGTALGVAVREANDFLQANLRSGATPVMIVLTDGEQFDSVVDELAEANEAKDEGTRIIMVDINDPGDGEPQLLRDMAGTTSTAPGDGDGTDYYQSADGDFATAAIDILDSILATIVVAEGIIFEGTLAEFGDFAAGGLKLDPVPLLGDDVSSELCFRPGTHCVAFEWSVDPSVGNEIQTDSVKFDFDFAAVQCRHNEEPANPYAQA; the protein is encoded by the coding sequence ATGACACACGACAACAACCCCGGACTCTTCAACACGTCCCGCCGGCAGGTGCTGGCGGGTCTCGGAGCCGTCGGGCTGGCGTCAGCGGGCGCCGGTCTCGGCACGACCGCCTACTTCAGCGACACCGAGTCGTTCTCCGGCAACACGCTGCAGGCGGGCCGGCTCGACCTCATGCTCGACTACAAGGCCACGTACGACGGGCCGAACGGTCCCGAACTGATCGGCCAAGCGCCGACCGCCCAGCAACTGATCGACCAGTACGGCCAGGCCACCGACGGCCCGCTCACCTGGGAGCAGCGCGCCGACGTCGACTTCGCGTGCAACACGGAGGGGCTGATCAACGGCGAGGCGATTCCCGTCTTCGACCTCGACGACGTGAAACCCGGCGACTACGGCGAGGTCACGATGAGCTTCCACATCTGTGACAACCCCGCCCACGTGTACTTCCGCGGGAGCGTCTACGACGACCTCGACAACGGACAGAGCGAACCCGAGGCGCTGGTCGACGACGACTCCACCGAGGGAGAGCTCGCCGAGAGCATCGACGTCCGCATGTGGTACGACGAGGACTGCTCGAACACGTACGACGAGAACACGGGCGCCGCGGACGTGCTCATCGTGCAGGACATCTCCGGCTCGATGGTGTACGACCAGAACGGCGGCGTCATCTCCGACGGCCAGGGCGGCACCACGACGAAACTCGACGTCGCCAAGACGGCCATCGAAGCGTTCGGCGACGAGGTGTTCGGCAACCCCGCCCAGGACGTCGAGGTCGGCCTGTTCACCTTCGGCAACGAGGAGTACATCGGCACCGGGACGCCCGAGTCGCCGGACATCGGGATCGAACTCGCGCCCACCGACGACGAGACGACCTTCGAGTCGAACGTCGCGAACCTCCAGGCAGCGGCCCTCGGCGTCGGCGGCACGGCGCTGGGCGTCGCGGTGCGGGAGGCGAACGACTTCCTGCAGGCGAACCTGCGCTCGGGCGCGACGCCCGTCATGATCGTCCTCACGGACGGCGAGCAGTTCGACTCCGTCGTCGACGAGCTGGCCGAGGCCAACGAGGCCAAAGACGAGGGGACCCGCATCATCATGGTCGACATCAACGACCCCGGAGACGGCGAGCCGCAACTCCTCCGCGACATGGCCGGCACCACCAGCACCGCCCCCGGCGACGGCGACGGCACCGACTACTACCAGTCGGCAGACGGCGACTTCGCGACCGCCGCGATCGACATCCTCGACTCGATCCTCGCGACCATCGTGGTCGCCGAGGGGATCATCTTCGAGGGCACCCTCGCGGAGTTCGGCGACTTCGCCGCGGGCGGCCTGAAGCTCGACCCGGTGCCGCTGCTGGGCGACGACGTCTCCAGCGAGCTGTGCTTCCGGCCGGGCACCCACTGCGTCGCGTTCGAGTGGTCCGTCGACCCCTCGGTCGGCAACGAGATCCAGACCGACTCGGTGAAGTTCGACTTCGACTTCGCGGCGGTCCAGTGCCGCCACAACGAGGAGCCGGCGAACCCCTACGCGCAGGCCTGA
- a CDS encoding MarR family transcriptional regulator, with the protein MPTDLRSAVADLPPSAKLVFVVLDHHERLTQAALAEETLLPQRTVRYALDELREAEVIAEELNIMDARQRFYSLDRGERDADEPEVGLAHERSASAQ; encoded by the coding sequence ATGCCAACGGACCTGCGGTCGGCGGTGGCGGATCTCCCCCCCAGCGCGAAGCTCGTGTTCGTGGTGCTCGACCACCACGAGCGGCTGACACAGGCCGCGCTCGCCGAGGAGACCCTGTTGCCCCAACGGACCGTCCGCTACGCGCTGGACGAACTCCGCGAGGCGGAGGTGATCGCCGAGGAGTTGAACATCATGGACGCCCGCCAACGCTTCTACTCGCTCGACCGCGGCGAGCGCGACGCCGACGAGCCGGAGGTCGGACTCGCCCACGAGCGGTCGGCGTCCGCGCAGTAA